In Caloramator sp. E03, the sequence TTTTCATAATAACCTCCAATCGCAATTGTATATCTTTAAAAGCAAAAGCCTATAGGTTTATAGCTTGTGAATTTTTTCTCTATTATTTACAACGTTCTTAGAAGCATTTCTTGTATCATAAAATATCTTTGCTCTTCTAACTATATCTTCATAATCATAGCAGCTATGATCTGTTGTTACTATTACTATATCTGCTTTGTCAAGTTCTTCATCAAGTTCTACAGTTTTAACTTCTCTTCCTTTATATTTAAAAGTTTTTATATAAGGATCATTGACAGCAACTATAGCACCTCTTTTTTCCAAGTGCTCTATTATCTTTAACACAGGCGATTCCCTATAATCATCAATATCCTTTTTATATGCAACACCAAGCAGTAAAACTCTTGAACCATTTAATGCCTTCTTTTCTTTATTTAATAATTCCATTGCATTTTCTACAACAAATTCTGGCATATAATCGTTTATTTCCCCGGCAATTTCAATGAGCTTAGTATGATAATCATACTCCCTTGCCTTCCAAGTTAAATAAAAGGGGTCAAGAGGTATGCAATGCCCTCCAAGACCTGGACCTGGATAAAAAGCCATAAATCCATAAGGTTTAGTCTTTGCAGCTTCAATTACTTCCCATATATCTATTCCCATTCTTTTACATAATATTGCCATTTCATTTACAAGGGCTATATTTATATTTCTAAAGGTATTTTCAAGTATCTTTTCCATCTCAGCAACCTTTGGAGAGGAAACAGTCATAATATCTCCTTCCAAAACATTTCTATAAAGTGCTGCTGCAATTTCTGTACAATTTGGAGTTACACCACCTACTACCTTTGGTGTATTCTTAGTTTTAAAATGCTTATTGCCTGGGTCTACCCTTTCTGGTGAAAAAGCCAGAAAAAAGTCAATCCCGCACTTTAAACCACTTTCTTCAAGTATTGGTTTGCAAACCTCTTCTGTTGTGCCTGGGTATGTAGTACTTTCCAAAACAATAAGCATATCTTTATGAAGATATTTTGATATACTCTTTGTTGAATTTACAACATAAGAAATATCCGGTTGCTTATAATTATCAAGTGGGGTTGGAACACATATTGATACAGCATCAACATCCTTTACAAAGCTAAAATCAGTAGTAGCTGTAAGCTTCCCTTCCTTAACAAGAAGAGCTAATTCATCATCAACTACATCTCCGATATAGTTATGACCTTTATTTACCATTTCAACTTTCTTAGCTTGAACATCAAAACCTATAACCTTATATCCTGCCTTTGCCTTTTCAACTGCAAGAGGAAGACCTACATATCCGAGGCCTACTACTCCTATTACTGCAGTTTTATTGTTTATTTTTTCTATCAATCTTTCTTTTGCGGACATATTAATCCTCCTTAATATTTAATTTTACTGCTTTTTTCTTTTATACGTTGGTACCAGCTGTGCAACACTATCAAAAACAACTTCATCATCACAACTTAATTTATTATAAATCTCTATTATATTTGCTCTAAGCTCCATAAAATCGTAATTTCCTGGCTTTGCTATAAATATCTTCTTATGCTTTGTATTTTGAATTCCCTCTTCATCCATCAAAAGTTCCTCATATAGTTTTTCTCCAGGACGAAGACCAGTAAATACTATCTTTATATCTTTATCTGGCTCAAATCCAGAAAGCCTAATTAAGTCCCTTGCAAGGTCAACTATTTTAACAGGTTTTCCCATATCAAGTATGAATATTTCTCCACCCTTTGCCATAGCACCAGCCTGAATTACAAGCTGTGCAGCTTCAGGAATTGTCATAAAATATCTATTTATTTCAGGATGAGTTACAGTAACTGGTCCACCTTCTTTAATTTGTCTTTTAAACAAAGGTATTACACTTCCATTGCTCCCAAGTACATTTCCAAATCTTACTGCAACAAATTCTGTATCACTTATTTTATCTATTGCTTGAATTATCATCTCGCAGATTCTCTTTGTTGCACCCATTATATTAGTAGGATTTACTGCCTTATCTGTAGATATTTGAACAAACTTTTTTATATTATATTTATCTGCACATTCAACAAGATTTAATGTCCCTATAACATTATTTTTAATGGCTTCCTTTGGGTTTGCTTCCATTAATGGAACATGTTTATGAGCTGCTGCATGGAACACAACATCTATTTTATACTTTGAGAATATATCTTCAAGCCTGCTTTTTTCTCTAATAGATGCTATTATTACCTCTATATCAAGAATTGGATATTTCCTGTTAAGTTCCATTTGAAGATCGTATGCACCATTTTCATTTATATCAAGAATGAGAAGTTTTTTAGGGCTAAACCTTGCAATCTGTCTGCAAAGCTCTGAACCTATTGAACCTCCTCCACCTGTTACAAGAACAGTTTTATCTTTTAAATATCCAGCTATCTCTTCAATATTAAGTTCCACTGGTTCTCTTCCAAGTAAATCTTCTATTTCTACATCCCTTATTTGATTTACACTAACCTTTCCATCAATAAGCTCATATATTCCAGGAAGAGTCTTGAGATGACATCCAGTATTGCTGCATATTTTAAATATTTTCTGCCTCTCCTCAAGGCTTGCTGAAGGAAGAGCTATAAGTATCTCATCTATATCCTTTGAAGATACTATTTTTTCAATATCGTTTCTTGTTCCTATTATAGGTATTCCATGAATAACCTGACCTTTTTTACCTTCATCATCATCAACAAAAGCTATTGGTATATATCCAAGTTCTGGATGCTTTTTCATCTCCTTTACAACAATTGCACCTGCATCCCCGGCACCTACAATTAATGTTCTTTTGCTTTTTTTAAGTACATCTGAAGGCACCATTTCAATACTTGCAACTATCCTTCTTAAAAATCTAATTCCACCAGACATAAGAATTGTTAAGGCCCACATTATAAGATAGATACTAATAGGGAGTCTATTGCCTATAAAAGGCTTTGCAATCTGTCCAAAAACAAATGAAATCATCGTTCCAAAACTTACTGCAAGAATAACAGATATTAGTTCGTCAACACTTGCATATCTCCATACGCTTCTATATAGTTTAAAAGCACTAAAACATCCAATCATTATTATTGATATTGGAATAAAAGACCTAAGGTAAATATCCAAATAAGCCTTTGGTATATTCCAAGAAAATCTTACAAAATATCCAATAAAAATAGATGCATTAATAAATAGCACATCAAGAATAACAAAAAAAATTTGCTTAATCTGCCTATTCATTTCTTATTCATCTCCATTTCACTCTTGTCTTACATTTAGTAACCACAAAGTTACATCATTCAGCAATATAATTATATATCAATTAATATAAGTAGTAAAATAATTACCTGTAATATTATATCATTTATTTATGAACATTTTTTAAATTTATAGTTATATATTAAAAAGAGATGACTAGTTGTTAGCCATCTCTTTTTAAATTAACTTTTTTGTTTTTCTTTAACCAAATTTATAAATTCATTTATTTGAGTCTTGCTTATAGCAAAATCCCCTTTACCATTTATAAGCATCTCATAAAAATTATCATTATACGGTATGAGCTCTATCTTCACATACTTTTCAAACCCTTCATTTAGTTTAAATGTAATTACCACATCAGGTGTTCCTTTTATCACATTTTTTATTTGTGAATCAACTACAAGGTTACAATATTTATTATACATATCTTTAAAATCTTCATCTTTTATCTGCTTTCCATTTAATTCATAAATATATTTAACCTCATCGTTATTTTTGTTTGTACCTGAATTTTGCTTTTTAACTGTAAATGTATATTTATTCTTTCCATTAACAATAGTCATTTCATCGATATTAGCTATTAATGGATTTACAGGACATTTGCTTACTATATCGAAAGGTTTTATATTAAATGTATTAAAGCTTTCTAATGACATCATATAAATTGAATTACTATCTGATGTTTTAAAATATATGTTGTCTTCTCCTACCTTATTTCCAAATATAAGACTTTTTGTATTGTTTCCTTCAAATACATCAACCTTGAGCGATGGCTTATTCAAGCCATATTTTGAAAGATCCTTACATTCATCTTCAACAAAACCTTCAATATATATTTCTTTTAGTGAATATATCAAAGAATTTAATTTATCGTTATCCGCACTAACTGACATTCCAT encodes:
- a CDS encoding polysaccharide biosynthesis protein, with translation MNRQIKQIFFVILDVLFINASIFIGYFVRFSWNIPKAYLDIYLRSFIPISIIMIGCFSAFKLYRSVWRYASVDELISVILAVSFGTMISFVFGQIAKPFIGNRLPISIYLIMWALTILMSGGIRFLRRIVASIEMVPSDVLKKSKRTLIVGAGDAGAIVVKEMKKHPELGYIPIAFVDDDEGKKGQVIHGIPIIGTRNDIEKIVSSKDIDEILIALPSASLEERQKIFKICSNTGCHLKTLPGIYELIDGKVSVNQIRDVEIEDLLGREPVELNIEEIAGYLKDKTVLVTGGGGSIGSELCRQIARFSPKKLLILDINENGAYDLQMELNRKYPILDIEVIIASIREKSRLEDIFSKYKIDVVFHAAAHKHVPLMEANPKEAIKNNVIGTLNLVECADKYNIKKFVQISTDKAVNPTNIMGATKRICEMIIQAIDKISDTEFVAVRFGNVLGSNGSVIPLFKRQIKEGGPVTVTHPEINRYFMTIPEAAQLVIQAGAMAKGGEIFILDMGKPVKIVDLARDLIRLSGFEPDKDIKIVFTGLRPGEKLYEELLMDEEGIQNTKHKKIFIAKPGNYDFMELRANIIEIYNKLSCDDEVVFDSVAQLVPTYKRKKQ
- a CDS encoding DUF4340 domain-containing protein, producing MKSSKKIIFLLIVLCAIIGIYIAKVSYDNKKQSEETDKIQLFKTDKKNIDAIEIKNNKGSFSIKNENNKFTVMNVRYKIDNTSVEEIVSNLCNIEALRLISDKKEDLSRFGLDNPQGQCTIYLKDGTSKKLYLGDVVPGGSAYYVAIGDNKIYTVSDTIGKQMIKSLDDIRDKTIVIANENISGIKISNGNNIIELKSSDGTRWYMEQPYGMSVSADNDKLNSLIYSLKEIYIEGFVEDECKDLSKYGLNKPSLKVDVFEGNNTKSLIFGNKVGEDNIYFKTSDSNSIYMMSLESFNTFNIKPFDIVSKCPVNPLIANIDEMTIVNGKNKYTFTVKKQNSGTNKNNDEVKYIYELNGKQIKDEDFKDMYNKYCNLVVDSQIKNVIKGTPDVVITFKLNEGFEKYVKIELIPYNDNFYEMLINGKGDFAISKTQINEFINLVKEKQKS
- a CDS encoding nucleotide sugar dehydrogenase, giving the protein MSAKERLIEKINNKTAVIGVVGLGYVGLPLAVEKAKAGYKVIGFDVQAKKVEMVNKGHNYIGDVVDDELALLVKEGKLTATTDFSFVKDVDAVSICVPTPLDNYKQPDISYVVNSTKSISKYLHKDMLIVLESTTYPGTTEEVCKPILEESGLKCGIDFFLAFSPERVDPGNKHFKTKNTPKVVGGVTPNCTEIAAALYRNVLEGDIMTVSSPKVAEMEKILENTFRNINIALVNEMAILCKRMGIDIWEVIEAAKTKPYGFMAFYPGPGLGGHCIPLDPFYLTWKAREYDYHTKLIEIAGEINDYMPEFVVENAMELLNKEKKALNGSRVLLLGVAYKKDIDDYRESPVLKIIEHLEKRGAIVAVNDPYIKTFKYKGREVKTVELDEELDKADIVIVTTDHSCYDYEDIVRRAKIFYDTRNASKNVVNNREKIHKL